Proteins encoded by one window of Rhodamnia argentea isolate NSW1041297 chromosome 6, ASM2092103v1, whole genome shotgun sequence:
- the LOC115748385 gene encoding membrane-associated protein VIPP1, chloroplastic, translating to MAIKAPPITGLSMASLRPASLSSCNKPCALSVPQLKSSFLGNHGALRTTGVRVAFSNRLRCNGHGGGSLGASMNIFDRFARVIRSYANAIISSFEDPEKILEQAVLEMNDDMTKMRQATAQVLASQKQLENKYKSAQQASDEWYRRAQLALSKGDEDLAREALKRRKAYADNAGALRAQLDQQKTVVDNLVSNTRLLESKIQEARSKKDTLRARAQSAKTATRVSEMLGNVNTSSALAAFEKMEEKVLAMESQADALNQLTSDDLEGKFALLESSSVDDDLAKLKKELSGASKKGDLPPGRTAVAANSPFPFQDSEIERELNELRRKAKEY from the exons ATGGCGATTAAAGCGCCGCCAATCACCGGGTTGAGCATGGCTTCGCTGCGTCCAGCTTCTTTGTCTTCCTGTAACAAGCCGTGCGCGCTCAGTGTGCCCCAACTCAAGTCCTCGTTCCTTGGCAATCATGGAG CGCTCAGGACCACTGGGGTGAGAGTTGCCTTTTCCAACAGGCTAAGATGTAATGGCCACGGCGGAGGCAGCCTGGGCGCCAGCATGAATATTTTCGATCGATTCGCTAGAGTCATAAGG TCATATGCAAATGCGATAATCAGTTCGTTTGAGGACCCTGAGAAGATCTTGGAACAAGCTGTACTTGAGATGAACGATGATATGACAAAAATGCGTCAAGCCACAGCTCAG GTCTTGGCATCTCAAAAGCAATTAGAAAACAAATATAAATCGGCACAGCAAGCTTCTGATGAATG GTACAGAAGAGCACAGCTGGCTCTTTCAAAAGGCGATGAGGACCTTGCACGAGAAGCTCTTAAACGAAGAAAGGCTTATGCT GATAATGCAGGTGCACTGAGAGCTCAGCTTGATCAGCAGAAGACTGTTGTGGATAATCTTGTCTCAAATACACGG CTTCTGGAAAGCAAGATCCAGGAGGCAAGGTCAAAGAAAGATACCCTTAGAGCACGCGCACAGTCAGCGAA GACTGCAACCAGAGTTAGTGAGATGCTGGGAAATGTGAACACAAGCAGTGCTCTTGCGGCTTTTgaaaagatggaggaaaaag TGTTGGCAATGGAGTCTCAAGCAGATGCACTTAATCAATTAACAAGTGATGATCTTGAAGGAAAG ttCGCGTTGTTAGAGAGTTCTTCTGTGGATGATGATCTTGCAAAGCTGAAGAAAGAACTTTCTGGGGCGTCGAAG AAAGGAGACCTTCCGCCTGGCAGAACCGCGGTAGCAGCGAACTCTCCATTCCCCTTTCAAGACTCCGAAATCGAAAGGGAGTTGAATGAATTGAGGAGGAAAGCCAAAGAGTACTAG
- the LOC115748454 gene encoding protein TIC 20-II, chloroplastic — MATASASLLRLSLLRPPTPKTQSKPRLLPPSSLIPSLPPSLNLKSRPRRPGPAAVAVRMSYNPTPATDRLISAAAYTLPFFNSLQYGRFLFLKYPSLSLLFDPILPLLSLYKSVPYASFVAFFALYLGVVRNPSFSHYIRFNAMQAVTLDVLLVLPLLLQRIFSPGRAGPGFRVMVWGHNVVFVFSALCFLYSLASCILGRTPYLPFVADAAGRQL; from the coding sequence ATGGCGACCGCATCAGCCTCTCTCCtccgcctctctctcctccgcccGCCGACCCCAAAAACCCAGTCAAAGCCCCGCCTCCTCCCGCCCTCCTCCCTcatcccctccctccctccttccctcAACCTCAAGTCCCGCCCCCGCCGCCCCGGACCCGCTGCCGTCGCCGTCCGCATGTCCTACAACCCCACTCCGGCCACCGACCGCCTCATCTCCGCCGCGGCCTACACCCTCCCCTTCTTCAACTCCCTCCAGTACGGCCGCTTCCTCTTCCTCAAGTACCCTTCCCTTTCCCTCCTCTTCGACCCCATCCTCCCCCTCCTCTCGCTCTACAAGTCCGTCCCCTACGCCTCCTTCGTCGCCTTCTTCGCCCTCTACCTCGGCGTCGTCCGCAACCCCTCCTTCAGCCACTACATACGCTTCAACGCCATGCAGGCCGTCACCCTCGacgtcctcctcgtcctcccACTCCTCCTCCAGCGGATCTTCAGCCCGGGCCGGGCCGGCCCCGGGTTCCGGGTCATGGTCTGGGGCCACAACGTGGTGTTCGTGTTCAGCGCCCTCTGTTTCCTCTACAGCCTCGCTTCGTGCATTCTGGGCCGGACCCCTTACTTGCCCTTCGTCGCCGACGCCGCCGGGAGGCAACTCTAG